One Raphanus sativus cultivar WK10039 unplaced genomic scaffold, ASM80110v3 Scaffold0947, whole genome shotgun sequence DNA segment encodes these proteins:
- the LOC130503418 gene encoding uncharacterized protein LOC130503418 has translation MSSSNYHRSWIDRPHLDPNTRLLTEEYQRGITEFMGLVRQLPEAETGMLRCPCSNCKNRKIIKEWDVWTHLLLSGFTRSYKIWYHHGETEYEHCSTSEPQPAVRLEEPIRTDVDYGVGTEQMVNDHFRREDLPNAEARRFYDMLDAGKQPLYEGCRDGHSALSSATRLMGIKTDYNLAEDCVDAIADFVKGILPEDNVAPGSYYEVQKLVAGVGLSYQVIDVCSDNCMIYWRADDQRVTCKFCGKPRYKDTGGRVPVPYKRMWYLPLTERLQRLYLSERTAQRMRWHAEHSTDGEIRHPSDAKAWKHFQSKYPDFAYERRNVYLGLCTDGFSPYGKSGRQYSLWPVIVTPYNLPPNL, from the coding sequence atgtcttcttcaaattatcatcgttcttggatcgatcgacctcatttggatccgaacacgagattgcttacggaagaataccAACGAGGTATAACCGAATTCATGGGGTTAGTTCGCCAACtaccggaagcagaaacaggtatgttaagatgtccttgctctaattgtaaaaatagaaagattattaaagagtgggatgtttggactcatctttTATTGAGTGGAtttacacgaagttacaaaatttggtatcatcatggggaaactgaaTATGAACAttgtagtactagcgaacctcagccggcggttagattagaagaaccaattagaacagatgtagattatggtgtaggtactgagcagatggtaaatgatcattttagaagggaagatttacccaatgcagaagctaggagattttatgatatgttggatgctggaaagcaaccattgtacgaaggttgcagagatggtcattctgctttatcatctgctacaagactgatgggcattaaaacagattataacttggctgaagactgtgtggatgcgattgctgattttgtaaaaggtattctacctgaggataatgtagctccaggttcatactacgaggttcaaaaactcgtagctggtgttggtttatcttatcaggtaatagatgtatgcagcgataactgcatgatttattggagggcggatgacCAGCGGGttacatgcaaattttgtgggaagcctcgttataaagatacgggtggaagagttccagttccatataaaaggatgtggtatttgcctttgacggaaaggttgcagaggttgtatctttctgaacgcacagcgcaacgaatgagatggcatgcggagcactcaacagatggtgagattagacatccttcagatgcaaaagcgtggaagcatttccaatcaaagtatcccgactttgcgtatgagagaagaaatgtctaccttggattatgtactgatggtttcagcccgtatggcaagagtggaagacaatattctctatggccagtcattgttacaccatacaacttacccccaaacttgt
- the LOC108846528 gene encoding ethylene-responsive transcription factor CRF5-like, whose product MDVDSRFFSSFIQKKISLSLCFILACSYSSLVEMRSRERKVKYTVHRKTTPFNGLPKVVRITVTDPFATDSSSDEENDKFVAPTTSVKRYVEEVRFEGAAKREKTVRKATNKAAAKGDDGTVKPVKYRGVRQRPWGKYAAEIRDPSTRTRLCLGTFATAEEAAIGYDRAAIRLKGPKALTNFLTPPVIDLETVSGCESARESRSNSICSPTSVLRFDRNEETEYRTEEPVKLSLAESKDAASSSLSDPLFLSDLFGVGDCLWDSEITTDNLFIDEIQTLPNITTNTISSEYLDSFPLSVIGDLSSCSWDVDEFFKDQWLD is encoded by the coding sequence ATGGATGTTGACTCTCGTTTCTTTTCTTCcttcatccaaaaaaaaattagtctcTCCCTCTGTTTTATCTTAGCTTGTTCGTATTCTTCTCTGGTAGAAATGAGAAGCCGAGAGAGAAAGGTTAAGTACACGGTTCACCGGAAAACCACCCCCTTCAACGGTTTACCGAAGGTTGTAAGAATCACAGTGACTGACCCATTTGCAACTGACTCCTCCAGCGACGAGGAAAACGATAAGTTTGTAGCTCCGACGACTAGTGTCAAACGTTACGTGGAAGAAGTTAGGTTCGAAGGAGCTGCGAAACGCGAAAAAACGGTTAGAAAAGCGACGAACAAGGCGGCTGCGAAGGGTGATGATGGAACGGTAAAGCCTGTCAAGTACAGAGGAGTGAGGCAACGACCGTGGGGTAAATACGCTGCGGAGATTCGCGATCCCTCCACGCGTACTCGACTCTGTCTTGGAACGTTTGCAACCGCGGAGGAAGCTGCTATTGGATACGACAGAGCCGCGATTCGACTCAAAGGACCTAAGGCGCTGACGAACTTTCTGACTCCTCCGGTGATCGACCTTGAAACGGTCTCTGGTTGCGAGTCGGCGAGGGAGTCTCGGTCCAACAGCATATGTTCTCCTACTTCTGTTCTCCGGTTTGATCGCAACGAAGAGACAGAGTACAGAACAGAGGAGCCTGTCAAGCTCTCATTGGCCGAGTCAAAGGACGCCGCGAGTTCTTCCTTGTCGGATCCTCTTTTCTTGTCTGATCTGTTTGGTGTCGGAGATTGTTTATGGGATTCAGAAATTACCACTGACAACTTGTTTATAGACGAAATCCAGACCTTACCGAACATCACCACCAACACAATCTCTAGTGAATATCTGGATAGTTTTCCATTAAGCGTGATCGGGGATTTAAGCTCTTGCTCGTGGGATGTCGATGAGTTTTTCAAAGATCAATGGTTGGATTGA